In a genomic window of Pangasianodon hypophthalmus isolate fPanHyp1 chromosome 19, fPanHyp1.pri, whole genome shotgun sequence:
- the tmem151ba gene encoding transmembrane protein 151B — translation MSPASSGTNHTSPVPHDQAERRREEQRPQQQSLIEALWRESHWKCLLLTLLMYGCAIAMTWCCLAKVTRLSINNNLKGMSMVYHDSACSDGYVYIPVAFLLTLYTLYLVECWHCSVRFNLQYKVDLESLVERVQQMQQATPCIWWRAISYHYVRRTRHVTRYRNSDAYSATQVYHERVNTHTAEAEFDYGNCGVKDVSKQLAGMEDFPITKLRFTKCFSFANAESENSYLTQRARFFTENEGLDDYMEAREGMHLKNVDFREHLMVISGQLPWFLRRCVFWLAAVLTFSWPLRILTEYRTAYLHYHVEKLFGFNYLHYCHHISRVNTIDSTELEWHIRSNQQLVPSYSEAVLMDANLSGRDAFSPQNCERCRRALSGSSIFSRSALSLFSLGHAYGSLNDSSAPEHHQPSPPTYQDALRFPVLIVHRSDGCLSHEHRLLRHNGSCVETSL, via the exons ATGTCTCCAGCATCGTCCGGGACAAATCACACCAGTCCAGTTCCCCATGACCaagcagagagaaggagagaagag CAGAGGCCCCAGCAGCAGTCACTGATTGAGGCACTATGGCGCGAGTCACACTGGAAATGCCTTCTCCTGACACTGCTCATGTATGGCTGTGCAATCGCTATGACATGGTGCTGCCTGGCCAAGGTGACACGACTCAGCATCAATAATAACCTCAAGGGCATGTCGATGGTGTACCATGACAGTGCCTGCTCAGATGGTTACGTCTATATCCCCGTGGCTTTTTTGCTCACgctctacacactctacttgGTGGAGTGCTGGCACTGTTCCGTGCGCTTCAACCTGCAGTATAAAGTGGATTTGGAGAGTCTAGTGGAGCGGGTGCAGCAGATGCAGCAGGCCACACCATGCATCTGGTGGAGGGCCATCAGTTATCACTATGTGCGACGCACACGTCATGTGACCCGCTACCGCAATAGCGATGCCTACAGTGCCACGCAGGTGTACCATGAACgggtcaacacacacacagccgagGCAGAGTTCGATTATGGAAACTGCGGTGTGAAGGATGTCTCCAAGCAGCTTGCAGGAATGGAAGACTTCCCTATCACCAAGCTCCGCTTCACCAAGTGCTTCAGCTTTGCCAACGCAGAGTCGGAGAACTCCTATCTGACACAGAGAGCACGGTTTTTCACAGAAAATGAGGGGCTGGATGACTACATGGAGGCTCGTGAGGGCATGCACCTTAAAAATGTGGACTTCAGGGAGCATTTAATGGTAATCTCAGGCCAACTGCCATGGTTTTTGAGGcgctgtgtgttttggttaGCAGCGGTGCTGACGTTCTCTTGGCCCTTGCGTATTCTGACCGAGTATCGCACAGCATATCTTCACTACCACGTGGAGAAGCTGTTCGgctttaattatttacactACTGCCACCACATCTCCAGGGTGAACACAATCGATAGCACTGAACTAGAGTGGCACATCCGCTCCAACCAGCAGCTGGTGCCCAGTTACTCTGAGGCTGTGTTGATGGATGCGAATCTGTCTGGCCGAGACGCCTTCTCCCCCCAGAACTGTGAGCGCTGCCGTAGGGCCTTGAGTGGCTCATCCATTTTCTCTCGCAGCGCCCTCAGTCTTTTTTCACTAGGTCATGCATATGGCAGCCTGAATGACAGCTCTGCCCCAGAGCACCACCAGCCGTCTCCTCCAACCTATCAGGACGCATTGCGCTTTCCTGTGCTAATTGTGCACCGCAGCGATGGCTGCCTCAGCCATGAGCATCGCTTACTGCGTCACAACGGCTCCTGCGTGGAGACTTCCTTATGA